The following is a genomic window from Bacillota bacterium.
TGCGACTGGCGCGCCCGGCAGGACTCGAACCCGCGACCCGCTGCTTAGAAGGCAGCTGCTCTATCCATCTGAGCTACGGGCGCTAGTTGGAGCGGGCGACGGGACTCCAACCCGCGACCCCCGGCTTGGAAGGCCGGTGCTCTAGGCCACTGAGCTACGCCCGCCCGACAGAGGAAATTATACACGATGTCAGGCTGCCAGCGCAAGCACGGGCGCGAAAACGATGGTCGGGGAGAGCGGATTTGAACCGCCGACCTCGTGCTCCCAAGGCACGCGCGCTAACCAAGCTGCGCCACTCCCCGACGCGAGATTCATTATAACACAAGTCTTCCCGCCGCGTGGACGGCCGGCAGCCCCAGCCGGCCGCCCCGGTCAGCCGGCCGCCAGCAGCTGCAGCAAGCGCCGGCGAGCGGCCTGCAGCGCCCGGCCGCGATGGCTGATCCGGTCCTTCTCGCCCGGCGGCAGCTCGGCGAACGTCTTGCCCAGCTCCGGGACGACGAACAGCGGATCGTAGCCGAAGCCGTTGTGACCCCGGGGCTCGCGGGCGATGACGCCTTCGCACGTACCTTCGTCGACATACACCCGTCCGTCGGGCGCGGCGATCGCGATAGCGCAGCGAAAGCGGGCGGTGCGCCGCTCGTCGGGCACGTCCGCCAGAAGCTGCAAGAGCTTGGCGTTGTTGTCGGCGTCCGTCGCGCCCGGCCCCGCGAAGCGTTTCGACCAGA
Proteins encoded in this region:
- a CDS encoding non-canonical purine NTP pyrophosphatase: MIELVVATRNANKLRELTALLAGLPVRLRSLAEFPGAPEVEETGATFAENAALKALAAAKYTGLWALADDSGLEVDALDGRPGVWSKRFAGPGATDADNNAKLLQLLADVPDERRTARFRCAIAIAAPDGRVYVDEGTCEGVIAREPRGHNGFGYDPLFVVPELGKTFAELPPGEKDRISHRGRALQAARRRLLQLLAAG